The Treponema succinifaciens DSM 2489 region TCGTTGTGTGAAGCCTCATCGGCTCATCAGGCAAAAACCGCCCTTTGTACAAGTTCTTGATATTTTCAACTATTTTGCGTATTCTGTTAGTCATTGCATTTCATTTTATAGAAAAAAATTAAAAAAATCGATAGTGGAAACAAGCACTTAATATAAAGCGCATAAGATTTTTCAACGGAGGAAAAAATGGCGTTGAGACTTTACAACACAATGGGCCGCAAGATAGAAGAATTCGTTCCGATTCACGAGGGTTTTGTGGGATTTTACGGCTGCGGACCGACCGTCTACAACTACGCGCACATCGGAAACCTCCGCGCCTACGTCTTTCTTGACACGCTTGACCGCACGCTCACTTTCCTCGGATACGACAAAAAGCACGTGATGAACATAACCGACATCGGACATCTTACAGGAGACGCAGACGAGGGCGAGGACAAAATGCTCAAGACGGCACAGGAACGCCACCAGTCGGTTCTTGAAGTCGCCAAATTCTACACGGACGCTTTTTTCAATGACATCGACAGGCTGAACATAATCAGGCCGGATGTCGTCTGCAAGGCGACTGAGCACGTCCAGGACATGATTGAGCTTATCAAGAGAATCGAAGCGAACGGACACACCTATATGTCCGGCGGAAACCTCTACTACGACGTTACGACCTACCCCGACTACGGAAAGCTCGCCAACCTGAATCTTGACGATTTGAAAGCCGGGGCAAGAATCGAAGTTGACCAGAACAAGCGCAATCCCTACGACTTTGTCCTCTGGTTCACAAAATCAAAATTTGAAAATCAGGCCCTGACCTGGGACTCGCCTTGGGGAAGAGGCTATCCGGGCTGGCACATCGAATGTTCCGCAATGAGCATGAAATACCTCGGTGAGCATTTTGACATCCACACGGGCGGAATTGACCACATTCCGATTCACCACACGAACGAAATCGCACAGTCGGAAGGCGCGACCGGCCACAAATGGGTTAACTACTGGCTCCACAACGAATTCCTTGTAATCGCAAAAGACAAAAAAGCCGCAGAATCTGGTCAGGCAGAAAAAATGTCAAAGTCTCACGGTAACTTTTTGACGCTTCAGTCATTAATAGACAAAGGCTACAATCCGCTTGACTACAGATTTTTTCTTTTGGGAGGACATTACCGCAAGCAAATTTATTTCAGCTGGGACGCAATGGATTCAGCAAAAAATTCAAGAACGGCTCTTGTTCAGCGTGTTGCCCGGCTTGCTCAAAATGCAGGTGGCGCAGA contains the following coding sequences:
- the cysS gene encoding cysteine--tRNA ligase, producing the protein MALRLYNTMGRKIEEFVPIHEGFVGFYGCGPTVYNYAHIGNLRAYVFLDTLDRTLTFLGYDKKHVMNITDIGHLTGDADEGEDKMLKTAQERHQSVLEVAKFYTDAFFNDIDRLNIIRPDVVCKATEHVQDMIELIKRIEANGHTYMSGGNLYYDVTTYPDYGKLANLNLDDLKAGARIEVDQNKRNPYDFVLWFTKSKFENQALTWDSPWGRGYPGWHIECSAMSMKYLGEHFDIHTGGIDHIPIHHTNEIAQSEGATGHKWVNYWLHNEFLVIAKDKKAAESGQAEKMSKSHGNFLTLQSLIDKGYNPLDYRFFLLGGHYRKQIYFSWDAMDSAKNSRTALVQRVARLAQNAGGADSLNYSKIYSKGEACKTENLSEKAKEYIEKFQAALENDLSTPVALSCIQKAVKDGSLKPEESLELVRRMDSVIGLNLVKSAADFLAEQEKEKKASVPDHSGDPEAQEIDALVAERVEAKKAKNFARADEIRNMLSSRGIIITDTPNGAVWKRS